In Scleropages formosus chromosome 10, fSclFor1.1, whole genome shotgun sequence, a single genomic region encodes these proteins:
- the cog6 gene encoding conserved oligomeric Golgi complex subunit 6 produces MADTKGDVATAEAPNFNQMGGSAAPQPNNPLSRKLNKILETRLDNDKEMLEALKALSVFFTENTLRTRRNLRGDVERRSLSINEHFVQVFKEVKEELESVNEDVQAMSACCQEMTNRLKAAKEQTQDLIVKTNKLQGENHRLEVRAQVAQVFLSKFQLSSKEMAILRVARDGPVTEEFFNALRRVKQIHEDVKILLRTNQQTAGLEIMEQMAVLQETSYEQLYRWAQNECRGLTQETCDITPVLSQAMEALQDRPVLYKYTLDEFGTARRCAVVRGFIDALTRGGPGGTPRPIEMHSHDPLRYVGDMLAWLHQATASEKEHLEALLKQVTLPGVEENMQEIVGHITEGVCRPLKVRIEQVIVAEPGAVLLYKLSNLIKFYHHTISGIIGTGAASLLVTMEEMHVLSKKMFFNSLSLHASRLLDKVELPPPDLGPTSSLTQTLSLLREVLASHDSSVVPLDARQADFAQVLSCILDPLLQLCTVSASNLGTADMATYMVNSLYMMKTTLALFEFTDKRLEMLEFQIEAHLDTLINEQASYVLTRAGLSYIYNCAQQHSAEQGPLSNVPGMDSSSLKAAMVQFDRYLSSPDTLVMPQLNFLLSATIKEQIFRQSTDLVRRAYGEVYAAVMDVANEYKEPETVLHRTPLQVQTLLS; encoded by the exons ATGGCTGACACCAAAGGAGACGTTGCTACAGCCGAGGCGCCTAATTTCAATCAGATGGGCGGCAGTGCGGCTCCGCAGCCCAACAATCCGCTGTCGAGGAAACTTAATAAGATCCTGGAGACCAGGCTGGACAATGACAAG GAGATGCTGGAGGCCCTGAAGGCGCTGTCTGTCTTCTTCACGGAGAACACCCTTCGCACCAGGAGGAACCTGCGAGGGGACGTGGAGAGACGCAGCCTGTCCATCAACGAGCACTTTGTACAAGTGTTTAAAGAAGTGAAGGAG GAGCTTGAGAGTGTGAATGAGGATGTACAAGCCATGAGTGCCTGCTGTCAAGAGATGACTAATAGACTCAAG GCTGCCAAAGAACAAACCCAGGACCTGATAGTGAAAACCAACAAGCTGCAGGGAGAGAA TCACCGGCTGGAGGTTCGAGCACAGGTGGCCCAGGTGTTCCTGTCGAAATTCCAGCTGTCCAGCAAGGAGATGGCAATCCTGCGAGTGGCCAGAGACGGCCCTGTCACAGAG GAGTTCTTCAATGCCTTGAGAAGGGTGAAGCAGATCCATGAGGATGTGAAAATTCTACTGAGGACCAACCAGCAGACAGCAGG CCTGGAGATCATGGAGCAGATGGCAGTGCTGCAGGAGACATCCTATGAGCAGCTGTACCGCTGGGCACAGA ACGAGTGTCGAGGCCTGACCCAGGAGACCTGTGACATCACCCCTGTGCTGAGCCAGGCCATGGAAGCACTACAGGATCGACCAGTCCTGTACAA GTACACTCTGGATGAGTTTGGAACGGCACGAAGGTGTGCTGTGGTGCGGGGTTTCATCGATGCCCTGACCCGTGGTGGACCTGGTGGGACTCCAAGACCCATAGAGATGCACTCCCACGACCCACTGAG GTATGTGGGAGACATGCTAGCTTGGCTCCACCAGGCCACTGCCTCAGAGAAGGAGCATTTGGAGGCCCTGCTGAAGCAGGTCACTTTGCCAG GGGTGGAGGAAAACATGCAGGAGATTGTGGGCCACATTACTGAAGGAGTGTGCAGACCCCTGAAG GTGCGCATTGAGCAGGTGATTGTGGCCGAACCCGGAGCTGTCCTACTGTACAAGCTGTCCAACCTTATCAAGTTCTACCACCACACAATCAG CGGTATAATAGGCACGGGTGCCGCAAGCCTGCTCGTCACCATGGAAGAAATGCACGTGCTCAGCAAGAAGATGTTCTTCAACAGCTTGAGTCTCCACGCCAGCCGACTTTTAGATAAG GTGGAACTGCCGCCCCCTGACCTGGGCCCCACCAGCTCCCTCACCCAGACGCTGTCCCTGCTGAGGGAGGTGTTGGCCTCGCACGACTCCTCTGTGGTCCCGCTCGATGCCCGGCAGGCCGACTTTGCCCAG GTTCTGTCCTGCATTCTGGATCCGCTGCTGCAGCTCTGTACAGTGTCTGCCAGCAACCTGGGCACTGCTGACATGGCCACCTACATGGTCAACTCCCTGTACATGATGAAGACCACGCTGGCGCTCTTTGAGTTCACTGACAAGCGGCTGGAGATGCTTGAGTTCCAG ATCGAAGCCCATCTGGACACCCTGATCAATGAGCAAGCCTCGTACGTACTCACGCGGGCAGGACTCAGCTACATTTACAACTGCGCGCAGCAGCACTCGGCGGAACAG GGTCCTCTGTCCAACGTCCCTGGCATGGACAGCTCGTCACTGAAAGCTGCAATG GTGCAGTTTGACCGCTACTTATCATCACCCGACACTCTAGTGATGCCACAACTCAACTTCCTGCTCAGCGCTACAATTAA